A genomic region of Silurus meridionalis isolate SWU-2019-XX chromosome 7, ASM1480568v1, whole genome shotgun sequence contains the following coding sequences:
- the cyth1b gene encoding cytohesin-1b isoform X5 — MGTVSELCASSFQAFLCPTVCPAAPAVPDDLTPEEKQELENIRRRKQELLEDIQRLKDEIAEVTNEIENLGSTEERKNMQRNKQVAIGRKKFNMDPKKGILFLIENDLLKNTCEDIAQFLYKGEGLNKTAIGDYLGERDDFNIEVLHSFVELHEFTDLNLVQALRQFLWSFRLPGEAQKIDRMMEAFAQRYCQCNPGVFQSTDTCYVLSFAIIMLNTSLHNPNVKDKPSAERFIAMNRGINDGGDLPEDLLRNLYESIKNEPFKIPEDDGNDLTHTFFNPDREGWLLKLGGMYTVFPISQYAVLLGALCGVLCSHYLLPFGPILLFKKKSMFYVS; from the exons TGCCAGATGACCTGACTCCAGAGGAGAAGCAAGAGCTGGAGAATATACGGCGCCGAAAGCAGGAGCTGCTTGAGGACATCCAG CGGCTCAAGGATGAGATAGCAGAGGTGACAAATGAGATTGAGAACTTGGGTTCCACTGAAGAaag aaaaaatatgcaaagaaataaacaggtGGCAATTGGCCGAAAGAAATTCAACATGGATCCCAAAAAG GGGATACTGTTCCTCATAGAGAATGACCTGCTCAAGAACACCTGTGAGGATATCGCTCAGTTTCTCTATAAGGGTGAGGGCCTCAACAAGACAGCCATTGGAGATTATCTAGGTGAAAG GGATGATTTCAATATTGAGGTACTTCATTCCTTTGTGGAGCTTCATGAATTCACAGATCTCAACCTGGTCCAGGCACTGAG ACAATTCTTGTGGAGTTTCCGGTTACCTGGTGAAGCCCAGAAAATTGACCGCATGATGGAGGCTTTTGCACAGCGTTACTGTCAGTGCAATCCTGGTGTCTTTCAGTCCACAG ATACCTGCTATGTTCTTTCATTTGCCATCATCATGTTAAATACAAGCCTGCACAACCCTAACGTAAAGGACAAGCCTTCGGCTGAGCGCTTCATAGCAATGAATAGAGGCATTAATGATGGTGGAGACCTACCAGAGGACTTGCTCAGG AACCTGTATGAAAGTATCAAGAATGAGCCCTTTAAGATACCAGAAGACGACGGCAATGATctcacacatacattttttaatccaGACCGCGAAGGCTGGTTATTAAAATTAG GAGGTATGTACACTGTTTTTCCCATCAGCCAATATGCTGTGCTTCTTGGTGCTTTATGTGGTGTGCTTTGCTCTCATTATCTACTTCCATTTGgcccaatacttttatttaaaaaaaaatcaatgttttaTGTTTCTTAA
- the cyth1b gene encoding cytohesin-1b isoform X4, whose protein sequence is MPDDLTPEEKQELENIRRRKQELLEDIQRLKDEIAEVTNEIENLGSTEERKNMQRNKQVAIGRKKFNMDPKKGILFLIENDLLKNTCEDIAQFLYKGEGLNKTAIGDYLGERDDFNIEVLHSFVELHEFTDLNLVQALRQFLWSFRLPGEAQKIDRMMEAFAQRYCQCNPGVFQSTDTCYVLSFAIIMLNTSLHNPNVKDKPSAERFIAMNRGINDGGDLPEDLLRNLYESIKNEPFKIPEDDGNDLTHTFFNPDREGWLLKLGGGRVKTWKRRWFILTDNCLYYFEYTTDKEPRGIIPLENLSIRDVEDSKKPNCFELFIPDNKDQVIKACKTEADGRVVEGNHTFYRISAPTVEEKEEWISSIKAAISRDPFYEMLAARKKKVSSIKRQ, encoded by the exons TGCCAGATGACCTGACTCCAGAGGAGAAGCAAGAGCTGGAGAATATACGGCGCCGAAAGCAGGAGCTGCTTGAGGACATCCAG CGGCTCAAGGATGAGATAGCAGAGGTGACAAATGAGATTGAGAACTTGGGTTCCACTGAAGAaag aaaaaatatgcaaagaaataaacaggtGGCAATTGGCCGAAAGAAATTCAACATGGATCCCAAAAAG GGGATACTGTTCCTCATAGAGAATGACCTGCTCAAGAACACCTGTGAGGATATCGCTCAGTTTCTCTATAAGGGTGAGGGCCTCAACAAGACAGCCATTGGAGATTATCTAGGTGAAAG GGATGATTTCAATATTGAGGTACTTCATTCCTTTGTGGAGCTTCATGAATTCACAGATCTCAACCTGGTCCAGGCACTGAG ACAATTCTTGTGGAGTTTCCGGTTACCTGGTGAAGCCCAGAAAATTGACCGCATGATGGAGGCTTTTGCACAGCGTTACTGTCAGTGCAATCCTGGTGTCTTTCAGTCCACAG ATACCTGCTATGTTCTTTCATTTGCCATCATCATGTTAAATACAAGCCTGCACAACCCTAACGTAAAGGACAAGCCTTCGGCTGAGCGCTTCATAGCAATGAATAGAGGCATTAATGATGGTGGAGACCTACCAGAGGACTTGCTCAGG AACCTGTATGAAAGTATCAAGAATGAGCCCTTTAAGATACCAGAAGACGACGGCAATGATctcacacatacattttttaatccaGACCGCGAAGGCTGGTTATTAAAATTAGG aggGGGACGAGTAAAAACATGGAAACGAAGATGGTTTATCTTGACAGATAACTGCCTTTACTACTTTGAATACACTACT GATAAAGAGCCAAGAGGGATTATTCCACTGGAGAATTTAAGCATTCGAGATGTGGAGGATTCAAAGAAACCA AACTGCTTTGAGCTCTTCATCCCAGACAATAAGGATCAAGTGATCAAAGCCTGTAAGACTGAGGCAGATGGTCGGGTTGTGGAGGGAAACCATACATTCTACAGAATTTCAGCTCCAACCgttgaagaaaaagaggaatggATCAGCAGTATCAA
- the cyth1b gene encoding cytohesin-1b isoform X2 produces the protein MVLKSEAGDVPDDLTPEEKQELENIRRRKQELLEDIQRLKDEIAEVTNEIENLGSTEERKNMQRNKQVAIGRKKFNMDPKKGILFLIENDLLKNTCEDIAQFLYKGEGLNKTAIGDYLGERDDFNIEVLHSFVELHEFTDLNLVQALRQFLWSFRLPGEAQKIDRMMEAFAQRYCQCNPGVFQSTDTCYVLSFAIIMLNTSLHNPNVKDKPSAERFIAMNRGINDGGDLPEDLLRNLYESIKNEPFKIPEDDGNDLTHTFFNPDREGWLLKLGGRVKTWKRRWFILTDNCLYYFEYTTDKEPRGIIPLENLSIRDVEDSKKPNCFELFIPDNKDQVIKACKTEADGRVVEGNHTFYRISAPTVEEKEEWISSIKAAISRDPFYEMLAARKKKVSSIKRQ, from the exons TGCCAGATGACCTGACTCCAGAGGAGAAGCAAGAGCTGGAGAATATACGGCGCCGAAAGCAGGAGCTGCTTGAGGACATCCAG CGGCTCAAGGATGAGATAGCAGAGGTGACAAATGAGATTGAGAACTTGGGTTCCACTGAAGAaag aaaaaatatgcaaagaaataaacaggtGGCAATTGGCCGAAAGAAATTCAACATGGATCCCAAAAAG GGGATACTGTTCCTCATAGAGAATGACCTGCTCAAGAACACCTGTGAGGATATCGCTCAGTTTCTCTATAAGGGTGAGGGCCTCAACAAGACAGCCATTGGAGATTATCTAGGTGAAAG GGATGATTTCAATATTGAGGTACTTCATTCCTTTGTGGAGCTTCATGAATTCACAGATCTCAACCTGGTCCAGGCACTGAG ACAATTCTTGTGGAGTTTCCGGTTACCTGGTGAAGCCCAGAAAATTGACCGCATGATGGAGGCTTTTGCACAGCGTTACTGTCAGTGCAATCCTGGTGTCTTTCAGTCCACAG ATACCTGCTATGTTCTTTCATTTGCCATCATCATGTTAAATACAAGCCTGCACAACCCTAACGTAAAGGACAAGCCTTCGGCTGAGCGCTTCATAGCAATGAATAGAGGCATTAATGATGGTGGAGACCTACCAGAGGACTTGCTCAGG AACCTGTATGAAAGTATCAAGAATGAGCCCTTTAAGATACCAGAAGACGACGGCAATGATctcacacatacattttttaatccaGACCGCGAAGGCTGGTTATTAAAATTAG gGGGACGAGTAAAAACATGGAAACGAAGATGGTTTATCTTGACAGATAACTGCCTTTACTACTTTGAATACACTACT GATAAAGAGCCAAGAGGGATTATTCCACTGGAGAATTTAAGCATTCGAGATGTGGAGGATTCAAAGAAACCA AACTGCTTTGAGCTCTTCATCCCAGACAATAAGGATCAAGTGATCAAAGCCTGTAAGACTGAGGCAGATGGTCGGGTTGTGGAGGGAAACCATACATTCTACAGAATTTCAGCTCCAACCgttgaagaaaaagaggaatggATCAGCAGTATCAA
- the cyth1b gene encoding cytohesin-1b isoform X3, translated as METDIYVPDDLTPEEKQELENIRRRKQELLEDIQRLKDEIAEVTNEIENLGSTEERKNMQRNKQVAIGRKKFNMDPKKGILFLIENDLLKNTCEDIAQFLYKGEGLNKTAIGDYLGERDDFNIEVLHSFVELHEFTDLNLVQALRQFLWSFRLPGEAQKIDRMMEAFAQRYCQCNPGVFQSTDTCYVLSFAIIMLNTSLHNPNVKDKPSAERFIAMNRGINDGGDLPEDLLRNLYESIKNEPFKIPEDDGNDLTHTFFNPDREGWLLKLGGGRVKTWKRRWFILTDNCLYYFEYTTDKEPRGIIPLENLSIRDVEDSKKPNCFELFIPDNKDQVIKACKTEADGRVVEGNHTFYRISAPTVEEKEEWISSIKAAISRDPFYEMLAARKKKVSSIKRQ; from the exons TGCCAGATGACCTGACTCCAGAGGAGAAGCAAGAGCTGGAGAATATACGGCGCCGAAAGCAGGAGCTGCTTGAGGACATCCAG CGGCTCAAGGATGAGATAGCAGAGGTGACAAATGAGATTGAGAACTTGGGTTCCACTGAAGAaag aaaaaatatgcaaagaaataaacaggtGGCAATTGGCCGAAAGAAATTCAACATGGATCCCAAAAAG GGGATACTGTTCCTCATAGAGAATGACCTGCTCAAGAACACCTGTGAGGATATCGCTCAGTTTCTCTATAAGGGTGAGGGCCTCAACAAGACAGCCATTGGAGATTATCTAGGTGAAAG GGATGATTTCAATATTGAGGTACTTCATTCCTTTGTGGAGCTTCATGAATTCACAGATCTCAACCTGGTCCAGGCACTGAG ACAATTCTTGTGGAGTTTCCGGTTACCTGGTGAAGCCCAGAAAATTGACCGCATGATGGAGGCTTTTGCACAGCGTTACTGTCAGTGCAATCCTGGTGTCTTTCAGTCCACAG ATACCTGCTATGTTCTTTCATTTGCCATCATCATGTTAAATACAAGCCTGCACAACCCTAACGTAAAGGACAAGCCTTCGGCTGAGCGCTTCATAGCAATGAATAGAGGCATTAATGATGGTGGAGACCTACCAGAGGACTTGCTCAGG AACCTGTATGAAAGTATCAAGAATGAGCCCTTTAAGATACCAGAAGACGACGGCAATGATctcacacatacattttttaatccaGACCGCGAAGGCTGGTTATTAAAATTAGG aggGGGACGAGTAAAAACATGGAAACGAAGATGGTTTATCTTGACAGATAACTGCCTTTACTACTTTGAATACACTACT GATAAAGAGCCAAGAGGGATTATTCCACTGGAGAATTTAAGCATTCGAGATGTGGAGGATTCAAAGAAACCA AACTGCTTTGAGCTCTTCATCCCAGACAATAAGGATCAAGTGATCAAAGCCTGTAAGACTGAGGCAGATGGTCGGGTTGTGGAGGGAAACCATACATTCTACAGAATTTCAGCTCCAACCgttgaagaaaaagaggaatggATCAGCAGTATCAA